In a single window of the Dreissena polymorpha isolate Duluth1 chromosome 3, UMN_Dpol_1.0, whole genome shotgun sequence genome:
- the LOC127874383 gene encoding rab proteins geranylgeranyltransferase component A-like isoform X6 gives MDLPNEFDVVVLGTGMPESIVAAAFSRIGQRVLHLDKNDHYSGDWASFNLKSLEEWAERHAEGSASVDCIARPAVNDSEILESNERLIEMPLNKTSFSNAVVEYFVSGTDENNEKIDENQQEAGKETPDIPENLEARVVKPVESEDHGKTEQSTHKDELTPSHIESHPGQSKPDDVTEVSDRLAAVGVAVKEATENGDASNATLGKADKPQSSETIGGVQQEIKARLWTTSRIKSEWRRFNLDLSPKVLFSVGDMVELLIQSDIAKYCEFKTVTQILTVMKGTVEKVPCSRSDVFSSQSVSMLEKRMLMKFIQFCLDYENKMEELGDVLDAPFTDFLASRNLTPTIQHYVQHAIAMATESMATRQGLLQMKKFLKSLGRYGNTPFLWSLYGSGEMPQSFCRMCAVFGGVYCLRTTASAITVDETNRCTGIVTTEGKKIKCKWLIMSSSYAPDQFLSISGDKRSVSRGVLLTEKSLLTTGQQELSMMCLPCPDDGDRPINVLELPPSSMAAPPGLYVYHLTRMGKKSVSPKDDLQYAVDTLFSKEDCNETKPRILWSLFFTQTDMSQVSPSACVPENVFLMSGPGAEIDIDRPVSEAREVFKKILPNEEFLPKAPNPEDIIYIDDSEAQAASSNSQSEFEETSNGQSEPSLIEDREESENQANDRLVEEPTNESVKVDSEQA, from the exons AAATGATCACTACAGCGGAGACTGGGCCTCCTTTAACCTGAAGAGTCTAGAGGAATGGGCAGAGAGACATGCT GAGGGGTCAGCAAGCGTAGACTGCATTGCACGACCAGCTGTGAATGATTCTGAGATCCTAGAAAGCAATGAACGTCTCATTGAGATGCCCTTGAACAAAACCTCCTTCTCCAATGCTGTTGTAGAATATTTTGTCAG TGGCACAgatgaaaataatgaaaagaTTGACGAAAATCAACAAGAGGCTGGCAAGGAAACGCCTGACATTCCTGAAAATTTAGAGGCAAGGGTTGTTAAACCTGTAGAAAGTGAAGACCATGGAAAAACTGAACAATCAACACATAAAGATGAATTAACACCCTCACATATTGAAAGCCATCCAGGCCAGTCTAAACCAGATGATGTCACTGAGGTTAGTGATAGACTTGCAGCAGTAGGAGTGGCCGTAAAGGAAGCAACGGAGAATGGAGACGCCTCTAATGCCACTTTGGGGaaagcagataagcctcagagtTCTGAAACTATTGGTGGTGTTCAGCAAGAAATAAAGGCTAGACTGTGGACAACAAGTAGAATTAAATCAGAATGGAGAAGATTTAACCTGGACCTTTCCCCAAAG GTTCTGTTCTCAGTAGGTGATATGGTTGAGCTACTGATCCAGTCCGACATTGCAAAGTACTGCGAATTTAAAACAGTCACACAGATACTCACTGTCATGAAAGGAACTGTAGAGAAG GTGCCATGCTCCAGATCGGATGTGTTTAGTAGCCAGTCTGTCAGTATGCTGGAGAAACGGATGCTTATGAAGTTCATACAGTTCTGTCTAGACTATGAGAACAAAATGGAGGAACTGGGAG ACGTTCTAGATGCACCATTCACTGATTTCTTGGCTTCAAGAAATTTGACACCAACAATCCAGCACTATGTTCAACATGCCATTGCCATGGCTACTGAATCCATGGCAACCAGACAG GGTCTGCTGCAGATGAAGAAGTTCCTGAAGAGTCTTGGTCGCTATGGTAACACTCCATTTCTGTGGTCACTGTACGGCAGTGGAGAAATGCCTCAGAGCTTCTGCAG GATGTGCGCTGTGTTTGGTGGAGTGTATTGTCTGCGGACCACAGCATCTGCCATCACTGTGGATGAGACCAATAG ATGCACTGGGATTGTGACTACAGAAGGAAAGAAGATAAAGTGCAA GTGGCTCATAATGTCATCAAGTTATGCTCCAGACCAGTTTCTGTCTATATCTGGAGACAAAAG ATCTGTATCCCGTGGAGTGCTGTTGACAGAAAAATCATTGCTAACTACTGGCCAACAAGAG CTGTCTATGATGTGTCTACCCTGCCCAGACGATGGAGACAGACCTATTAATGTCCTAGAATTGCCTCCGTCGAGCATGGCTGCACCACCTGGACTGT ATGTCTACCACTTAACCCGGATGGGCAAAAAATCTGTCAGTCCCAAGGATGATTTGCAGTATGCAGTCGATACTCTATTTAGCAAAG AAGATTGCAATGAGACTAAGCCAAGGATCCTGTGGTCATTGTTCTTCACCCAGACAGACATGTCACAAGTGTCGCCCAGTGCGTGTGTACCGGAGAATGTGTTCTTGATGTCTGGGCCTGGAGCCGAGATTGATATCGACAGACCCGTCAGTGAG GCCAGAGAAGTCTTCAAAAAAATTCTTCCTAATGAAGAGTTTTTGCCAAAAGCTCCCAACCCAGAAGACATTATTTATATAGATGACTCTGAGGCACAAGCTGCATCTTCTAACAGCCAATCGGAATTTGAAGAAACAAGCAACGGCCAATCAGAACCAAGCCTGATCGAAGATAGAGAAGAATCTGAGAACCAGGCAAATGATCGTCTAGTTGAAGAGCCTACAAATGAAAGTGTAAAAGTGGATAGTGAACAAGCATGA
- the LOC127874383 gene encoding rab proteins geranylgeranyltransferase component A-like isoform X1: MDLPNEFDVVVLGTGMPESIVAAAFSRIGQRVLHLDKNDHYSGDWASFNLKSLEEWAERHAEGSASVDCIARPAVNDSEILESNERLIEMPLNKTSFSNAVVEYFVSGTDENNEKIDENQQEAGKETPDIPENLEARVVKPVESEDHGKTEQSTHKDELTPSHIESHPGQSKPDDVTEVSDRLAAVGVAVKEATENGDASNATLGKADKPQSSETIGGVQQEIKARLWTTSRIKSEWRRFNLDLSPKVLFSVGDMVELLIQSDIAKYCEFKTVTQILTVMKGTVEKVPCSRSDVFSSQSVSMLEKRMLMKFIQFCLDYENKMEELGDVLDAPFTDFLASRNLTPTIQHYVQHAIAMATESMATRQGLLQMKKFLKSLGRYGNTPFLWSLYGSGEMPQSFCRMCAVFGGVYCLRTTASAITVDETNRCTGIVTTEGKKIKCKWLIMSSSYAPDQFLSISGDKRLVSVSRGVLLTEKSLLTTGQQEQLSMMCLPCPDDGDRPINVLELPPSSMAAPPGLYVYHLTRMGKKSVSPKDDLQYAVDTLFSKEDCNETKPRILWSLFFTQTDMSQVSPSACVPENVFLMSGPGAEIDIDRPVSEAREVFKKILPNEEFLPKAPNPEDIIYIDDSEAQAASSNSQSEFEETSNGQSEPSLIEDREESENQANDRLVEEPTNESVKVDSEQA; the protein is encoded by the exons AAATGATCACTACAGCGGAGACTGGGCCTCCTTTAACCTGAAGAGTCTAGAGGAATGGGCAGAGAGACATGCT GAGGGGTCAGCAAGCGTAGACTGCATTGCACGACCAGCTGTGAATGATTCTGAGATCCTAGAAAGCAATGAACGTCTCATTGAGATGCCCTTGAACAAAACCTCCTTCTCCAATGCTGTTGTAGAATATTTTGTCAG TGGCACAgatgaaaataatgaaaagaTTGACGAAAATCAACAAGAGGCTGGCAAGGAAACGCCTGACATTCCTGAAAATTTAGAGGCAAGGGTTGTTAAACCTGTAGAAAGTGAAGACCATGGAAAAACTGAACAATCAACACATAAAGATGAATTAACACCCTCACATATTGAAAGCCATCCAGGCCAGTCTAAACCAGATGATGTCACTGAGGTTAGTGATAGACTTGCAGCAGTAGGAGTGGCCGTAAAGGAAGCAACGGAGAATGGAGACGCCTCTAATGCCACTTTGGGGaaagcagataagcctcagagtTCTGAAACTATTGGTGGTGTTCAGCAAGAAATAAAGGCTAGACTGTGGACAACAAGTAGAATTAAATCAGAATGGAGAAGATTTAACCTGGACCTTTCCCCAAAG GTTCTGTTCTCAGTAGGTGATATGGTTGAGCTACTGATCCAGTCCGACATTGCAAAGTACTGCGAATTTAAAACAGTCACACAGATACTCACTGTCATGAAAGGAACTGTAGAGAAG GTGCCATGCTCCAGATCGGATGTGTTTAGTAGCCAGTCTGTCAGTATGCTGGAGAAACGGATGCTTATGAAGTTCATACAGTTCTGTCTAGACTATGAGAACAAAATGGAGGAACTGGGAG ACGTTCTAGATGCACCATTCACTGATTTCTTGGCTTCAAGAAATTTGACACCAACAATCCAGCACTATGTTCAACATGCCATTGCCATGGCTACTGAATCCATGGCAACCAGACAG GGTCTGCTGCAGATGAAGAAGTTCCTGAAGAGTCTTGGTCGCTATGGTAACACTCCATTTCTGTGGTCACTGTACGGCAGTGGAGAAATGCCTCAGAGCTTCTGCAG GATGTGCGCTGTGTTTGGTGGAGTGTATTGTCTGCGGACCACAGCATCTGCCATCACTGTGGATGAGACCAATAG ATGCACTGGGATTGTGACTACAGAAGGAAAGAAGATAAAGTGCAA GTGGCTCATAATGTCATCAAGTTATGCTCCAGACCAGTTTCTGTCTATATCTGGAGACAAAAGGCTTGT ATCTGTATCCCGTGGAGTGCTGTTGACAGAAAAATCATTGCTAACTACTGGCCAACAAGAG CAGCTGTCTATGATGTGTCTACCCTGCCCAGACGATGGAGACAGACCTATTAATGTCCTAGAATTGCCTCCGTCGAGCATGGCTGCACCACCTGGACTGT ATGTCTACCACTTAACCCGGATGGGCAAAAAATCTGTCAGTCCCAAGGATGATTTGCAGTATGCAGTCGATACTCTATTTAGCAAAG AAGATTGCAATGAGACTAAGCCAAGGATCCTGTGGTCATTGTTCTTCACCCAGACAGACATGTCACAAGTGTCGCCCAGTGCGTGTGTACCGGAGAATGTGTTCTTGATGTCTGGGCCTGGAGCCGAGATTGATATCGACAGACCCGTCAGTGAG GCCAGAGAAGTCTTCAAAAAAATTCTTCCTAATGAAGAGTTTTTGCCAAAAGCTCCCAACCCAGAAGACATTATTTATATAGATGACTCTGAGGCACAAGCTGCATCTTCTAACAGCCAATCGGAATTTGAAGAAACAAGCAACGGCCAATCAGAACCAAGCCTGATCGAAGATAGAGAAGAATCTGAGAACCAGGCAAATGATCGTCTAGTTGAAGAGCCTACAAATGAAAGTGTAAAAGTGGATAGTGAACAAGCATGA
- the LOC127874383 gene encoding rab proteins geranylgeranyltransferase component A-like isoform X7 — protein sequence MDLPNEFDVVVLGTGMPESIVAAAFSRIGQRVLHLDKNDHYSGDWASFNLKSLEEWAERHAEGSASVDCIARPAVNDSEILESNERLIEMPLNKTSFSNAVVEYFVSGTDENNEKIDENQQEAGKETPDIPENLEARVVKPVESEDHGKTEQSTHKDELTPSHIESHPGQSKPDDVTEVSDRLAAVGVAVKEATENGDASNATLGKADKPQSSETIGGVQQEIKARLWTTSRIKSEWRRFNLDLSPKVLFSVGDMVELLIQSDIAKYCEFKTVTQILTVMKGTVEKVPCSRSDVFSSQSVSMLEKRMLMKFIQFCLDYENKMEELGDVLDAPFTDFLASRNLTPTIQHYVQHAIAMATESMATRQGLLQMKKFLKSLGRYGNTPFLWSLYGSGEMPQSFCRMCAVFGGVYCLRTTASAITVDETNRCTGIVTTEGKKIKCKWLIMSSSYAPDQFLSISGDKRLVSVSRGVLLTEKSLLTTGQQELSMMCLPCPDDGDRPINVLELPPSSMAAPPGLYVYHLTRMGKKSVSPKDDLQYAVDTLFSKEDCNETKPRILWSLFFTQTDMSQVSPSACVPENVFLMSGPGAEIDIDRPVSEAREVFKKILPNEEFLPKAPNPEDIIYIDDSEAQAASSNSQSEFEETSNGQSEPSLIEDREESENQANDRLVEEPTNESVKVDSEQA from the exons AAATGATCACTACAGCGGAGACTGGGCCTCCTTTAACCTGAAGAGTCTAGAGGAATGGGCAGAGAGACATGCT GAGGGGTCAGCAAGCGTAGACTGCATTGCACGACCAGCTGTGAATGATTCTGAGATCCTAGAAAGCAATGAACGTCTCATTGAGATGCCCTTGAACAAAACCTCCTTCTCCAATGCTGTTGTAGAATATTTTGTCAG TGGCACAgatgaaaataatgaaaagaTTGACGAAAATCAACAAGAGGCTGGCAAGGAAACGCCTGACATTCCTGAAAATTTAGAGGCAAGGGTTGTTAAACCTGTAGAAAGTGAAGACCATGGAAAAACTGAACAATCAACACATAAAGATGAATTAACACCCTCACATATTGAAAGCCATCCAGGCCAGTCTAAACCAGATGATGTCACTGAGGTTAGTGATAGACTTGCAGCAGTAGGAGTGGCCGTAAAGGAAGCAACGGAGAATGGAGACGCCTCTAATGCCACTTTGGGGaaagcagataagcctcagagtTCTGAAACTATTGGTGGTGTTCAGCAAGAAATAAAGGCTAGACTGTGGACAACAAGTAGAATTAAATCAGAATGGAGAAGATTTAACCTGGACCTTTCCCCAAAG GTTCTGTTCTCAGTAGGTGATATGGTTGAGCTACTGATCCAGTCCGACATTGCAAAGTACTGCGAATTTAAAACAGTCACACAGATACTCACTGTCATGAAAGGAACTGTAGAGAAG GTGCCATGCTCCAGATCGGATGTGTTTAGTAGCCAGTCTGTCAGTATGCTGGAGAAACGGATGCTTATGAAGTTCATACAGTTCTGTCTAGACTATGAGAACAAAATGGAGGAACTGGGAG ACGTTCTAGATGCACCATTCACTGATTTCTTGGCTTCAAGAAATTTGACACCAACAATCCAGCACTATGTTCAACATGCCATTGCCATGGCTACTGAATCCATGGCAACCAGACAG GGTCTGCTGCAGATGAAGAAGTTCCTGAAGAGTCTTGGTCGCTATGGTAACACTCCATTTCTGTGGTCACTGTACGGCAGTGGAGAAATGCCTCAGAGCTTCTGCAG GATGTGCGCTGTGTTTGGTGGAGTGTATTGTCTGCGGACCACAGCATCTGCCATCACTGTGGATGAGACCAATAG ATGCACTGGGATTGTGACTACAGAAGGAAAGAAGATAAAGTGCAA GTGGCTCATAATGTCATCAAGTTATGCTCCAGACCAGTTTCTGTCTATATCTGGAGACAAAAGGCTTGT ATCTGTATCCCGTGGAGTGCTGTTGACAGAAAAATCATTGCTAACTACTGGCCAACAAGAG CTGTCTATGATGTGTCTACCCTGCCCAGACGATGGAGACAGACCTATTAATGTCCTAGAATTGCCTCCGTCGAGCATGGCTGCACCACCTGGACTGT ATGTCTACCACTTAACCCGGATGGGCAAAAAATCTGTCAGTCCCAAGGATGATTTGCAGTATGCAGTCGATACTCTATTTAGCAAAG AAGATTGCAATGAGACTAAGCCAAGGATCCTGTGGTCATTGTTCTTCACCCAGACAGACATGTCACAAGTGTCGCCCAGTGCGTGTGTACCGGAGAATGTGTTCTTGATGTCTGGGCCTGGAGCCGAGATTGATATCGACAGACCCGTCAGTGAG GCCAGAGAAGTCTTCAAAAAAATTCTTCCTAATGAAGAGTTTTTGCCAAAAGCTCCCAACCCAGAAGACATTATTTATATAGATGACTCTGAGGCACAAGCTGCATCTTCTAACAGCCAATCGGAATTTGAAGAAACAAGCAACGGCCAATCAGAACCAAGCCTGATCGAAGATAGAGAAGAATCTGAGAACCAGGCAAATGATCGTCTAGTTGAAGAGCCTACAAATGAAAGTGTAAAAGTGGATAGTGAACAAGCATGA
- the LOC127874383 gene encoding rab proteins geranylgeranyltransferase component A-like isoform X8 produces the protein MDLPNEFDVVVLGTGMPESIVAAAFSRIGQRVLHLDKNDHYSGDWASFNLKSLEEWAERHAEGSASVDCIARPAVNDSEILESNERLIEMPLNKTSFSNAVVEYFVSGTDENNEKIDENQQEAGKETPDIPENLEARVVKPVESEDHGKTEQSTHKDELTPSHIESHPGQSKPDDVTEVSDRLAAVGVAVKEATENGDASNATLGKADKPQSSETIGGVQQEIKARLWTTSRIKSEWRRFNLDLSPKVLFSVGDMVELLIQSDIAKYCEFKTVTQILTVMKGTVEKVPCSRSDVFSSQSVSMLEKRMLMKFIQFCLDYENKMEELGDVLDAPFTDFLASRNLTPTIQHYVQHAIAMATESMATRQGLLQMKKFLKSLGRYGNTPFLWSLYGSGEMPQSFCRMCAVFGGVYCLRTTASAITVDETNRCTGIVTTEGKKIKCKWLIMSSSYAPDQFLSISGDKRSVSRGVLLTEKSLLTTGQQEQLSMMCLPCPDDGDRPINVLELPPSSMAAPPGLYVYHLTRMGKKSVSPKDDLQYAVDTLFSKEDCNETKPRILWSLFFTQTDMSQVSPSACVPENVFLMSGPGAEIDIDRPVSEAREVFKKILPNEEFLPKAPNPEDIIYIDDSEAQAASSNSQSEFEETSNGQSEPSLIEDREESENQANDRLVEEPTNESVKVDSEQA, from the exons AAATGATCACTACAGCGGAGACTGGGCCTCCTTTAACCTGAAGAGTCTAGAGGAATGGGCAGAGAGACATGCT GAGGGGTCAGCAAGCGTAGACTGCATTGCACGACCAGCTGTGAATGATTCTGAGATCCTAGAAAGCAATGAACGTCTCATTGAGATGCCCTTGAACAAAACCTCCTTCTCCAATGCTGTTGTAGAATATTTTGTCAG TGGCACAgatgaaaataatgaaaagaTTGACGAAAATCAACAAGAGGCTGGCAAGGAAACGCCTGACATTCCTGAAAATTTAGAGGCAAGGGTTGTTAAACCTGTAGAAAGTGAAGACCATGGAAAAACTGAACAATCAACACATAAAGATGAATTAACACCCTCACATATTGAAAGCCATCCAGGCCAGTCTAAACCAGATGATGTCACTGAGGTTAGTGATAGACTTGCAGCAGTAGGAGTGGCCGTAAAGGAAGCAACGGAGAATGGAGACGCCTCTAATGCCACTTTGGGGaaagcagataagcctcagagtTCTGAAACTATTGGTGGTGTTCAGCAAGAAATAAAGGCTAGACTGTGGACAACAAGTAGAATTAAATCAGAATGGAGAAGATTTAACCTGGACCTTTCCCCAAAG GTTCTGTTCTCAGTAGGTGATATGGTTGAGCTACTGATCCAGTCCGACATTGCAAAGTACTGCGAATTTAAAACAGTCACACAGATACTCACTGTCATGAAAGGAACTGTAGAGAAG GTGCCATGCTCCAGATCGGATGTGTTTAGTAGCCAGTCTGTCAGTATGCTGGAGAAACGGATGCTTATGAAGTTCATACAGTTCTGTCTAGACTATGAGAACAAAATGGAGGAACTGGGAG ACGTTCTAGATGCACCATTCACTGATTTCTTGGCTTCAAGAAATTTGACACCAACAATCCAGCACTATGTTCAACATGCCATTGCCATGGCTACTGAATCCATGGCAACCAGACAG GGTCTGCTGCAGATGAAGAAGTTCCTGAAGAGTCTTGGTCGCTATGGTAACACTCCATTTCTGTGGTCACTGTACGGCAGTGGAGAAATGCCTCAGAGCTTCTGCAG GATGTGCGCTGTGTTTGGTGGAGTGTATTGTCTGCGGACCACAGCATCTGCCATCACTGTGGATGAGACCAATAG ATGCACTGGGATTGTGACTACAGAAGGAAAGAAGATAAAGTGCAA GTGGCTCATAATGTCATCAAGTTATGCTCCAGACCAGTTTCTGTCTATATCTGGAGACAAAAG ATCTGTATCCCGTGGAGTGCTGTTGACAGAAAAATCATTGCTAACTACTGGCCAACAAGAG CAGCTGTCTATGATGTGTCTACCCTGCCCAGACGATGGAGACAGACCTATTAATGTCCTAGAATTGCCTCCGTCGAGCATGGCTGCACCACCTGGACTGT ATGTCTACCACTTAACCCGGATGGGCAAAAAATCTGTCAGTCCCAAGGATGATTTGCAGTATGCAGTCGATACTCTATTTAGCAAAG AAGATTGCAATGAGACTAAGCCAAGGATCCTGTGGTCATTGTTCTTCACCCAGACAGACATGTCACAAGTGTCGCCCAGTGCGTGTGTACCGGAGAATGTGTTCTTGATGTCTGGGCCTGGAGCCGAGATTGATATCGACAGACCCGTCAGTGAG GCCAGAGAAGTCTTCAAAAAAATTCTTCCTAATGAAGAGTTTTTGCCAAAAGCTCCCAACCCAGAAGACATTATTTATATAGATGACTCTGAGGCACAAGCTGCATCTTCTAACAGCCAATCGGAATTTGAAGAAACAAGCAACGGCCAATCAGAACCAAGCCTGATCGAAGATAGAGAAGAATCTGAGAACCAGGCAAATGATCGTCTAGTTGAAGAGCCTACAAATGAAAGTGTAAAAGTGGATAGTGAACAAGCATGA
- the LOC127874383 gene encoding rab proteins geranylgeranyltransferase component A-like isoform X4 gives MDLPNEFDVVVLGTGMPESIVAAAFSRIGQRVLHLDKNDHYSGDWASFNLKSLEEWAERHAEGSASVDCIARPAVNDSEILESNERLIEMPLNKTSFSNAVVEYFVSGTDENNEKIDENQQEAGKETPDIPENLEARVVKPVESEDHGKTEQSTHKDELTPSHIESHPGQSKPDDVTEVSDRLAAVGVAVKEATENGDASNATLGKADKPQSSETIGGVQQEIKARLWTTSRIKSEWRRFNLDLSPKVLFSVGDMVELLIQSDIAKYCEFKTVTQILTVMKGTVEKVPCSRSDVFSSQSVSMLEKRMLMKFIQFCLDYENKMEELGDVLDAPFTDFLASRNLTPTIQHYVQHAIAMATESMATRQGLLQMKKFLKSLGRYGNTPFLWSLYGSGEMPQSFCRMCAVFGGVYCLRTTASAITVDETNRCTGIVTTEGKKIKCKWLIMSSSYAPDQFLSISGDKRLVSVSRGVLLTEKSLLTTGQQEQLSMMCLPCPDDGDRPINVLELPPSSMAAPPGLYVYHLTRMGKKSVSPKDDLQYAVDTLFSKDCNETKPRILWSLFFTQTDMSQVSPSACVPENVFLMSGPGAEIDIDRPVSEAREVFKKILPNEEFLPKAPNPEDIIYIDDSEAQAASSNSQSEFEETSNGQSEPSLIEDREESENQANDRLVEEPTNESVKVDSEQA, from the exons AAATGATCACTACAGCGGAGACTGGGCCTCCTTTAACCTGAAGAGTCTAGAGGAATGGGCAGAGAGACATGCT GAGGGGTCAGCAAGCGTAGACTGCATTGCACGACCAGCTGTGAATGATTCTGAGATCCTAGAAAGCAATGAACGTCTCATTGAGATGCCCTTGAACAAAACCTCCTTCTCCAATGCTGTTGTAGAATATTTTGTCAG TGGCACAgatgaaaataatgaaaagaTTGACGAAAATCAACAAGAGGCTGGCAAGGAAACGCCTGACATTCCTGAAAATTTAGAGGCAAGGGTTGTTAAACCTGTAGAAAGTGAAGACCATGGAAAAACTGAACAATCAACACATAAAGATGAATTAACACCCTCACATATTGAAAGCCATCCAGGCCAGTCTAAACCAGATGATGTCACTGAGGTTAGTGATAGACTTGCAGCAGTAGGAGTGGCCGTAAAGGAAGCAACGGAGAATGGAGACGCCTCTAATGCCACTTTGGGGaaagcagataagcctcagagtTCTGAAACTATTGGTGGTGTTCAGCAAGAAATAAAGGCTAGACTGTGGACAACAAGTAGAATTAAATCAGAATGGAGAAGATTTAACCTGGACCTTTCCCCAAAG GTTCTGTTCTCAGTAGGTGATATGGTTGAGCTACTGATCCAGTCCGACATTGCAAAGTACTGCGAATTTAAAACAGTCACACAGATACTCACTGTCATGAAAGGAACTGTAGAGAAG GTGCCATGCTCCAGATCGGATGTGTTTAGTAGCCAGTCTGTCAGTATGCTGGAGAAACGGATGCTTATGAAGTTCATACAGTTCTGTCTAGACTATGAGAACAAAATGGAGGAACTGGGAG ACGTTCTAGATGCACCATTCACTGATTTCTTGGCTTCAAGAAATTTGACACCAACAATCCAGCACTATGTTCAACATGCCATTGCCATGGCTACTGAATCCATGGCAACCAGACAG GGTCTGCTGCAGATGAAGAAGTTCCTGAAGAGTCTTGGTCGCTATGGTAACACTCCATTTCTGTGGTCACTGTACGGCAGTGGAGAAATGCCTCAGAGCTTCTGCAG GATGTGCGCTGTGTTTGGTGGAGTGTATTGTCTGCGGACCACAGCATCTGCCATCACTGTGGATGAGACCAATAG ATGCACTGGGATTGTGACTACAGAAGGAAAGAAGATAAAGTGCAA GTGGCTCATAATGTCATCAAGTTATGCTCCAGACCAGTTTCTGTCTATATCTGGAGACAAAAGGCTTGT ATCTGTATCCCGTGGAGTGCTGTTGACAGAAAAATCATTGCTAACTACTGGCCAACAAGAG CAGCTGTCTATGATGTGTCTACCCTGCCCAGACGATGGAGACAGACCTATTAATGTCCTAGAATTGCCTCCGTCGAGCATGGCTGCACCACCTGGACTGT ATGTCTACCACTTAACCCGGATGGGCAAAAAATCTGTCAGTCCCAAGGATGATTTGCAGTATGCAGTCGATACTCTATTTAGCAAAG ATTGCAATGAGACTAAGCCAAGGATCCTGTGGTCATTGTTCTTCACCCAGACAGACATGTCACAAGTGTCGCCCAGTGCGTGTGTACCGGAGAATGTGTTCTTGATGTCTGGGCCTGGAGCCGAGATTGATATCGACAGACCCGTCAGTGAG GCCAGAGAAGTCTTCAAAAAAATTCTTCCTAATGAAGAGTTTTTGCCAAAAGCTCCCAACCCAGAAGACATTATTTATATAGATGACTCTGAGGCACAAGCTGCATCTTCTAACAGCCAATCGGAATTTGAAGAAACAAGCAACGGCCAATCAGAACCAAGCCTGATCGAAGATAGAGAAGAATCTGAGAACCAGGCAAATGATCGTCTAGTTGAAGAGCCTACAAATGAAAGTGTAAAAGTGGATAGTGAACAAGCATGA